In the genome of Desulfobacterales bacterium, the window GCAAACTCCCGCACCACCTTTCGCAACATCTCAAGATCATCCGATAATTTAAAATCCATGTTTTCCTCCTCCGCATTTTAATGTTAATCGGCCGAAACGGTGAATAAAATTTCGACCCCTAAACCGTTGACTGCTCCGGAACCAATTGCGGCCGCAGTTAAGTGATACGTAACCCCTGCTTCAACAGGATTTATCAGCCCTTATAATTATGGGGCCGGTTCTAATGGGCATCGCGAGCGCCCATTGCTTCAGAAAATTTTTTGGCAACCAGCAGCAACTCCCTGACGTATTTTTTTCTGAGTTTTTGATCCCGGTAACGCATTTCCGGAATGGCCAGACTGATCGACGCCAGCAGTGACCCCCGGTAGTCCAGTATCGGCGCGCTCAGCGACCCCAGACCCGGATTGCGTTCGCCCAGACTGGCGGCATACCCCTGTTTCCTAATGGTTTCAAGTTCTGCCTGAATTTTCTTTTTGTCGATCAGGGTGTTTTTTGTAATCGCCGCCAGTTTGACCTGCCGCAGGTATGATTCGATAAATTCCTGCCCTGAAAACGCCAGCAGACATTTGGAAGATGCCCCGGCATATAGGGGCGAGCGGCTGCCGACCGGCATAAATCCTTTAAGGTTCTGGGAAGATTCCCTATTGTCGATACAGATGCGTTCATTTCTTTCGATGACGTTCAGATGGACCGTTTCCTGCGTCCGGGAAAGCAGCTGCATCATATAGGACTGGGCCGCCTGTGTAACCGGATAGGTGCGCTGCAGCGAATGTAAAAAACTAAAATAAATATTGCCCAGCCGATACTGGCGGGTTTGGGCGTCCTGATCAACAAAGGCATACGATTTCAGGGTCTGGAGAATTCTCTGGACGGTTGCCGGGCTGAATCCCAAATGCGTACTGAGTTCTCTGACACCCCAATAGGGTCGCTCCCCTTCAAATGCTTTCAGAATTTTGAGGGCTTTTTCAACCGAGTTGAATGTAGGTGTCGTTTGTTTCATAATATAAAACAATGTTTTATTAACAGCGAAACTTATGTCAGACCCGCAGGGCTTTTGTCAAGAATTTTTTGTGCGGCGCTTCTCCCGCTTTCCGATTCTCCGTTGCTGCAAATGCCTCTTGACAATCAACCCTGAAATTTGTCATAATTTTTTTTAAAACATCGTTTTATATTATGAAACAAGCAGCGACCCCGTCTTTCAGGAACGTTGCCGCAAACTTAACAGGCAGTTAAATCTCATCTTCCAGGAGATTGCGATTCATGCGCATTGAAAAAGGCGATTCAAACAAAATAATGCCCCTTGCCGAGGCCATAAAACGTTATGTTTTCGACGGTTGCCATATATCTATCGGCGGTTTTACCATGGTCCGAAACCCCATGGCGGCTGTATATGAAATCATCCGGCAGGACATCAAAAACCTTCATCTTTATGCCCATTCCAACGGGCAGGGCGTTGATGAACTCATCGGCGCCGGCTGTTTGGCAAAGTTGGAAATCGCATATGGCGGAAACGGCCGGTTTGCTTCAACCTGTGTTCGCTTTCGCAAGGCGGTTGAAGCGGGCGCCCTTTCCGTTGAAGACTATACCAACTATCAGATGACGTTAAGATTCATGGCCGGCGCCATGGGAGTTCCCTATCTGCCCACCCGCGCCTCTTTGGGAACCGACATCATCAATAAATGGGGATTTTCTGAAGCCGTGCGCAAAAAAGATCCGAAAATTCCCGACCGGAAACTGATTGTTGCGGATAATCCCTTTGATACGACGGGCGAAGTGCCGAAAGTGGTTCTGGTCCCGGCCATCAATACCGATGTGGCGATTTTACATGTTCAAAAAGCAGATGCCCAGGGTACCGCCCGTATCAACGGATTGACCTTTTCCGATATCGAACAGGCCAAATCCGCCCAACACGTCATTCTTACCTGTGAAGAAATCGTCAGCACGGATGATTTGAGGGCAGATCCGGACCAAAACCAGATTCCTTTTTTCTATGTGGATGCGGTCGTCCATATCCCCTTGGGCGCTTTTCCCACGTCCTGTCACCGCTGCTATGACTATGATCCGGTTTATTTGAATGAATATCTGAAATCGGCGCAGGACGATACGCAGTTCAAAGCGTACCTTGACAGATACGTCTACGGCGTCAGAGACCATCAGGACATGTTAAAACTCATCGGCCCGGAGCGCATCAACCGGATCAAGGCGGATCCGCAGAAAGGATATGCCGTCGGACTGGACAGAAGATGATTTGGAGAGAATCATGACAGAATATACCCCGCGGGAAATGATGGCAATCGCAGCGGCCCGCCAGATTCAAGATGGTGATATTGTTTTTTGCGGCACCGGCATATCCATGCTGGCCGCCATGGCCGCCAAACATATCAGCGCACCCCAGAGCGTCTTGTTTTTCGAAACCGGAGCGATCGACTCGGTTTTAGAAGAAATCCCGCTGACAGTGGCGGATTCCCGGGTCATGTTCTGGACTTCCGTCAACGGAAGCCTGGCAGACGCTTTTGCCACCATGCAGAATAGAATAACCGGCAGCCATGTCATCGGCATTCTGGGGGCCGCCCAGATCGACCGGTTCGGCAATTTAAACTCCACTGTCATCGGCGACTACCACAAACCCGCCGTCCGGTTTTCCGGAAGCGGGGGCGCCAGCGATGTGGCTTCTTTTGTCAGCCGAACCATCATTTTCATGCAGCATGAAAAAAGAAAATTTGTCTCCAAGGTTGATTATGTCACCAGCCCGGGATGGATCGACGGCCCTGACGGACGGAAAAGGGTCGGACTCCCGGACGGCGGTCCCTATGCTGTCATCACAAATATGGGAATCTTGTATTTTGACGATCGAACCAAAGAAATGTATCTGGGCGGATACTACCCCGGAGTTGACCCCGACCGCATACTTGACAATATGGGATTTACGGTGGACATTTCCCGGGCAACCGAGGTGGCGCCGCCTTCCCAGCATGAACTCAGGATTCTGCGGGAGGTTTGCGACCCCCAGCGACTAATACTGGGGTGAGACGAGAACCCATCTCAAAAATGCAAATGGGTTCTATTCCGATTCGATGCACTTTTTCCGCAGCGCATCCCCAAGTCGCCTGCTAAATGGCCCCACTTGGCCATCGGCGATAGTCTTCCCGTCTATTGTGACGATGGGAAGCACTTCGGTGGTTGTTCCCGTCAGGAAAACCTCTTCG includes:
- a CDS encoding IclR family transcriptional regulator, with amino-acid sequence MKQTTPTFNSVEKALKILKAFEGERPYWGVRELSTHLGFSPATVQRILQTLKSYAFVDQDAQTRQYRLGNIYFSFLHSLQRTYPVTQAAQSYMMQLLSRTQETVHLNVIERNERICIDNRESSQNLKGFMPVGSRSPLYAGASSKCLLAFSGQEFIESYLRQVKLAAITKNTLIDKKKIQAELETIRKQGYAASLGERNPGLGSLSAPILDYRGSLLASISLAIPEMRYRDQKLRKKYVRELLLVAKKFSEAMGARDAH
- a CDS encoding CoA transferase subunit A; the encoded protein is MRIEKGDSNKIMPLAEAIKRYVFDGCHISIGGFTMVRNPMAAVYEIIRQDIKNLHLYAHSNGQGVDELIGAGCLAKLEIAYGGNGRFASTCVRFRKAVEAGALSVEDYTNYQMTLRFMAGAMGVPYLPTRASLGTDIINKWGFSEAVRKKDPKIPDRKLIVADNPFDTTGEVPKVVLVPAINTDVAILHVQKADAQGTARINGLTFSDIEQAKSAQHVILTCEEIVSTDDLRADPDQNQIPFFYVDAVVHIPLGAFPTSCHRCYDYDPVYLNEYLKSAQDDTQFKAYLDRYVYGVRDHQDMLKLIGPERINRIKADPQKGYAVGLDRR
- a CDS encoding ketoacid-CoA transferase; the protein is MTEYTPREMMAIAAARQIQDGDIVFCGTGISMLAAMAAKHISAPQSVLFFETGAIDSVLEEIPLTVADSRVMFWTSVNGSLADAFATMQNRITGSHVIGILGAAQIDRFGNLNSTVIGDYHKPAVRFSGSGGASDVASFVSRTIIFMQHEKRKFVSKVDYVTSPGWIDGPDGRKRVGLPDGGPYAVITNMGILYFDDRTKEMYLGGYYPGVDPDRILDNMGFTVDISRATEVAPPSQHELRILREVCDPQRLILG